A portion of the Paenibacillus hamazuiensis genome contains these proteins:
- a CDS encoding Asp23/Gls24 family envelope stress response protein, with protein sequence MLTQLQTELGNVFITEEVISTLAGAAAMECYGLVGMASRKQLKDGIAELLGKGNLSRGVEVRHSGGSTAIDLYIIVSYGTKISEVAHNVQSRVKYVLNDVVGLKVDQVNVLIQDVRVSK encoded by the coding sequence ATGCTTACCCAACTTCAAACGGAACTTGGCAACGTGTTTATCACAGAAGAAGTGATTTCCACTTTGGCCGGGGCGGCCGCCATGGAATGTTACGGCCTGGTCGGCATGGCCTCGCGCAAGCAGCTCAAAGACGGCATTGCCGAACTACTCGGCAAAGGCAACTTGAGCCGCGGGGTGGAAGTGAGGCACAGTGGCGGATCCACTGCGATTGATTTATATATTATTGTCAGCTACGGCACGAAAATCTCCGAGGTGGCGCATAACGTGCAGTCGCGTGTCAAATATGTGCTGAACGACGTGGTCGGGTTGAAAGTCGATCAGGTGAACGTGCTGATCCAGGATGTCCGCGTTTCCAAATAA
- the rsgA gene encoding ribosome small subunit-dependent GTPase A, whose translation MPEGLIVKALSGYYYVLPEGQDCAQTIQCRARGIFKKKGISPLVGDRVLFELTENGEGTVDEILPRSTELVRPPVANVELVILVFSIDEPALNLQLLDKFLVHAEKAGVDTLICLSKFDLLQDAELASLEAIPPGTDMPLQAVVALYERIGYRVVVTSSKYREGVEPILERLAGRISVVAGQSGVGKSSLLNAMIPGLSLETNEISMKLGRGKHTTRHVELIRLHNGGFVADTPGFSSLDFADMETEELGSCFKEFSGFAAGCKFRGCLHQHEPGCKVIEAKERGDIAPSRYEHYLQFLGEMKDRKRRY comes from the coding sequence ATGCCAGAAGGTTTGATCGTCAAGGCATTAAGCGGATATTACTATGTCCTGCCCGAAGGCCAGGATTGTGCTCAAACGATTCAATGCCGGGCCCGCGGCATTTTTAAGAAAAAGGGCATTTCCCCGCTCGTCGGGGACCGGGTGCTGTTCGAGCTGACCGAAAACGGGGAAGGCACCGTGGACGAAATTTTACCCCGCTCCACGGAGCTGGTCAGACCCCCGGTCGCCAACGTGGAGCTCGTCATTCTCGTGTTTTCCATCGACGAACCGGCGCTTAATTTGCAGCTGCTCGATAAATTTCTCGTGCACGCGGAGAAGGCGGGAGTCGATACCCTGATCTGCCTCAGCAAGTTCGACCTGCTGCAGGATGCCGAGCTTGCGTCGCTCGAAGCGATTCCGCCGGGAACGGATATGCCGCTGCAGGCCGTCGTTGCGCTTTACGAGCGGATCGGCTACCGCGTGGTCGTGACGAGCTCCAAGTACCGCGAAGGGGTCGAGCCGATTCTGGAGAGGCTGGCCGGCCGCATCAGCGTGGTCGCCGGCCAATCGGGCGTCGGCAAATCGTCGCTGCTTAACGCGATGATCCCCGGCCTTTCGCTCGAAACGAACGAAATCAGCATGAAGCTCGGCCGCGGCAAGCATACGACGCGCCACGTCGAGCTGATCCGGCTGCACAACGGCGGATTTGTAGCCGATACGCCGGGCTTCAGTTCGCTCGATTTCGCCGATATGGAGACCGAAGAGCTCGGCTCCTGCTTCAAGGAGTTTTCCGGCTTTGCCGCCGGCTGCAAGTTCAGAGGCTGTCTTCATCAGCATGAGCCCGGCTGCAAGGTGATCGAAGCGAAGGAGCGGGGGGACATTGCACCGTCCCGTTACGAGCATTATTTACAATTTTTAGGGGAGATGAAAGACCGGAAGAGGAGGTATTGA
- the rpe gene encoding ribulose-phosphate 3-epimerase, translating into MLRIAPSILSADFSRLGDEIADVERGGADWIHVDVMDGHFVPNITIGPPVVESIRPRTALPLDVHLMIQNPDPYIPAFANAGADLISVHVEACVHLHRTLSLIKEQGKKAGVVLNPATPLETLDYVPDEALDLVLIMTVNPGFGGQKFIDAMLPKISRLRQKLDARGLTHVDIEVDGGINETTARQVVAAGANVLVAGNAIFGEANRAEAIRHIRQGAALTP; encoded by the coding sequence ATGCTGCGAATTGCACCGTCGATTTTATCAGCGGATTTTTCCCGTTTGGGAGACGAAATAGCGGATGTTGAGCGGGGGGGAGCGGACTGGATTCACGTCGATGTGATGGACGGTCATTTCGTGCCGAACATCACGATCGGACCGCCGGTCGTCGAATCGATCCGCCCGCGCACCGCGCTGCCGCTCGACGTTCATTTGATGATTCAAAACCCGGACCCGTATATTCCGGCTTTCGCCAATGCGGGGGCCGATCTCATATCCGTTCACGTGGAAGCGTGCGTTCATCTTCATCGGACGTTATCGCTGATCAAGGAACAGGGTAAAAAAGCCGGCGTCGTGCTGAATCCGGCTACACCGCTGGAAACGCTCGATTATGTACCGGACGAAGCGCTCGATCTGGTGCTTATCATGACGGTTAATCCCGGCTTCGGCGGGCAAAAATTTATCGACGCGATGCTGCCGAAAATTTCGCGGCTGCGTCAAAAGCTGGACGCGCGCGGTCTTACGCATGTGGACATCGAGGTGGACGGCGGCATCAACGAGACGACCGCCCGTCAGGTGGTGGCGGCCGGAGCGAACGTGCTGGTTGCAGGCAACGCCATATTCGGCGAAGCCAACCGTGCGGAAGCGATCCGGCATATCCGCCAGGGGGCGGCGCTGACGCCATGA
- a CDS encoding Stp1/IreP family PP2C-type Ser/Thr phosphatase, which produces MKMAVKTDIGRVRMVNEDRAVVLEDVGGFTLAIVADGMGGHQAGDIASQMAIEQIQLHLQSIHTGMSREECKDAVKYAIETANENIYEFASQRENYHGMGTTVVVAAAALDHIVIGHIGDSRAYRINPGLIEQLTEDHSLVNELVKSGQISREEASHHPRRNVLTRALGTEPTIEVDVQEIEWVEGEFLLICSDGLSSLVSKDDLIDTVLSEGTLDEKADRLVQRALDAGGDDNVTVILVKNESEPSIHGEKG; this is translated from the coding sequence ATGAAAATGGCTGTAAAAACGGACATCGGCCGCGTGCGGATGGTGAACGAGGACCGCGCCGTCGTCCTGGAGGACGTCGGCGGGTTTACCCTCGCCATCGTGGCGGACGGGATGGGCGGCCACCAAGCTGGAGATATTGCCAGCCAAATGGCGATCGAGCAGATTCAGCTCCATCTGCAATCGATTCATACCGGGATGAGCCGTGAAGAATGCAAGGATGCCGTTAAATACGCAATCGAGACGGCCAACGAAAACATTTACGAATTTGCCTCCCAGCGCGAAAATTATCACGGCATGGGAACGACGGTCGTCGTCGCGGCGGCCGCTCTCGATCATATCGTCATCGGACATATCGGGGACAGCCGGGCTTACCGGATCAATCCGGGGCTTATCGAACAGCTGACGGAAGACCATTCGCTTGTGAATGAACTGGTAAAAAGCGGGCAAATTAGCCGTGAGGAAGCAAGCCATCATCCTCGCCGCAATGTGCTGACCCGGGCGCTTGGCACGGAGCCGACGATCGAGGTCGACGTTCAGGAAATCGAATGGGTGGAAGGGGAGTTTCTGCTGATTTGCAGCGACGGGCTGAGCAGTCTCGTCAGCAAAGACGATCTTATCGATACGGTATTGTCGGAAGGGACGCTGGACGAGAAGGCGGACCGGCTCGTTCAGCGGGCGCTTGACGCCGGCGGAGACGACAATGTGACCGTTATTTTGGTAAAAAACGAATCAGAGCCTTCCATTCACGGTGAAAAGGGGTGA
- the def gene encoding peptide deformylase, whose amino-acid sequence MAIRIIVKDPDPVLREKAKPVTKINASIHKLLKDMADTMYDAQGVGLAAPQIGILKRVIVMDVGDEHGLIELINPEIISMEGEQFGTEGCLSIPGFTGDVRRAMKVAVKGLDRDGNEIVIEGTELLARCIQHEVDHLNGVLYTDLAEKMYRSEPQGPEEA is encoded by the coding sequence ATGGCGATTCGCATCATCGTGAAAGATCCTGACCCGGTGCTCAGGGAAAAAGCAAAGCCGGTTACGAAAATTAACGCCAGCATTCACAAGCTGCTCAAAGATATGGCCGATACGATGTACGACGCGCAGGGCGTTGGGCTCGCCGCGCCGCAGATCGGCATTTTGAAGCGGGTTATCGTGATGGACGTGGGAGACGAGCACGGGCTCATCGAACTGATCAACCCGGAAATCATCTCGATGGAAGGAGAGCAGTTCGGCACGGAAGGCTGCCTCAGCATACCGGGCTTCACCGGTGACGTCAGGCGCGCGATGAAAGTGGCCGTCAAAGGGCTTGACCGGGACGGCAATGAGATCGTGATTGAAGGGACGGAGCTGCTCGCCCGCTGCATTCAGCATGAGGTCGATCATTTGAACGGGGTGCTCTATACGGATTTGGCGGAAAAAATGTACCGGAGCGAGCCGCAAGGACCTGAGGAAGCATGA
- the rsmB gene encoding 16S rRNA (cytosine(967)-C(5))-methyltransferase RsmB, translating to MPAVKSRTADKGKKPASARQLALDVLVRVEQDQSYSNLLLHQALSRSELNKPDAALATELVYGTIQRLGTIDYFLARFVKGGLAKLEPWVRSLLRLSFYQLYYLQRIPDHAAVNEAVDIAKRKGHQGISGMVNGVLRNVIRQKADLVVPDSLEPAVRIAIRHSHPEWLVRRWIAQYGEELTERICEANNTPPHVSIRVNLMRRTRDELLAELRREGVQAEPSPLAPAGIVVEHAGNMALHPLFRSGEFSIQDESSMLVAEFVDPKPGMAVLDCCAAPGGKTAHLAEKMEDTGSIVASDIHEHKKKLIDEQAGRLGLTCIRTLVADANELADRFPPASFDRVLLDAPCSGFGVIRRKPEIKWTKRERDIADIAAVQKEILHRVCRLVKPGGVLVYSTCTIERSENDEMIRAFLQDHPEFALERDDVPALPVSANTPPARNAPDAGAAPEIASAPKAAPTPPVTAVTMAEAYRSEPGMVQIFPHEFGTDGFFIAKLRRLQNGSFSS from the coding sequence ATGCCGGCAGTGAAATCACGTACCGCAGACAAAGGGAAGAAACCGGCGAGCGCGCGGCAATTGGCGCTGGATGTGCTGGTGCGAGTCGAGCAGGATCAGTCGTACAGCAACTTGCTGCTCCATCAGGCACTCTCGCGCAGCGAACTGAATAAGCCGGACGCGGCGCTGGCGACGGAGCTTGTTTACGGCACGATTCAGCGGCTCGGCACGATCGATTATTTTTTGGCCCGCTTCGTAAAGGGAGGCCTCGCGAAGCTGGAGCCGTGGGTGCGAAGCCTGCTGAGGCTCAGCTTTTACCAGCTGTATTATTTGCAGCGGATTCCCGATCATGCGGCGGTGAACGAAGCGGTGGACATTGCGAAGCGCAAAGGCCATCAGGGCATTTCCGGCATGGTCAACGGCGTGCTGAGAAATGTAATCCGGCAAAAAGCCGATCTCGTCGTGCCGGATTCGCTGGAGCCCGCTGTCCGCATTGCGATTCGCCACTCGCATCCGGAATGGCTCGTTCGCCGCTGGATTGCGCAGTATGGAGAAGAGCTGACCGAACGCATTTGCGAAGCGAACAACACGCCGCCGCATGTCAGCATCCGTGTTAATCTGATGCGGCGGACGCGGGACGAGCTGCTGGCGGAGCTTCGCCGCGAAGGCGTGCAGGCGGAACCGTCGCCGCTTGCTCCGGCAGGCATCGTCGTGGAGCATGCAGGCAACATGGCGCTGCATCCTCTGTTTCGGAGCGGCGAATTCTCGATCCAGGACGAAAGCTCGATGCTGGTCGCCGAATTCGTCGATCCGAAGCCGGGAATGGCCGTGCTCGACTGCTGCGCCGCTCCCGGGGGCAAAACGGCCCACCTCGCGGAGAAGATGGAGGATACGGGCAGCATTGTCGCAAGCGACATCCACGAGCATAAAAAGAAGCTGATCGACGAGCAGGCCGGCCGTCTCGGCCTTACCTGCATCCGCACGCTTGTGGCGGACGCCAACGAGCTGGCGGACCGCTTCCCGCCGGCGTCTTTCGACCGCGTTCTGCTTGATGCGCCGTGCTCCGGATTCGGCGTAATCCGGCGCAAGCCGGAAATCAAATGGACTAAGCGCGAGCGGGATATCGCGGATATCGCCGCGGTGCAGAAGGAAATCCTGCACCGGGTGTGCCGGCTTGTGAAGCCGGGAGGCGTACTCGTGTACAGCACATGCACGATCGAGCGGAGCGAAAACGATGAGATGATCCGCGCGTTTTTGCAGGATCATCCTGAGTTTGCGCTGGAGCGGGACGATGTGCCTGCGTTACCGGTTTCGGCGAATACGCCGCCTGCGCGGAACGCACCGGACGCAGGAGCTGCGCCGGAAATCGCGTCTGCGCCCAAGGCAGCGCCGACTCCGCCTGTAACGGCCGTCACAATGGCCGAAGCCTACCGGAGCGAACCCGGAATGGTGCAAATTTTTCCGCACGAGTTCGGCACGGACGGTTTTTTTATCGCGAAGCTGCGCAGGCTGCAAAACGGAAGTTTTTCCAGTTAG
- the rlmN gene encoding 23S rRNA (adenine(2503)-C(2))-methyltransferase RlmN encodes MDTKEIKGTTAAASEEPEAAAAERSAASGTAAKVKEAAPQKPFAYDYSLEEWQEWVKANGESAFRGGQIFDWLYVKRVGSFEEMTNLPKALREKLAAQFNFVTLKEIARQQSKDGTVKFLFELEDKNAIETVVMKHNYGNSICVTTQVGCRIGCTFCASTLGGLKRNLAPGEIIAQVVKAQKQLDETNERISSIVIMGIGEPFENYDAVMKFLRVMIHPKGLNIGQRHITVSTSGIVPNIYRFAEEDTQINLAISIHAPNDKLRSKLMPVNRRFPFADLIEACKFYVAKTGRRITFEYALMGGVNDQPEHAEELAKVLKEIPLSHVNLIPVNFVMERDFVRTSRDDIFEFQRVLERHKINATIRREQGSDIAAACGQLRAKHMEASAR; translated from the coding sequence ATGGATACAAAGGAAATCAAGGGGACGACGGCAGCGGCATCCGAGGAACCGGAAGCTGCCGCAGCAGAGAGGTCCGCTGCGAGCGGGACTGCGGCCAAAGTGAAGGAAGCGGCGCCGCAAAAGCCGTTCGCTTACGATTACTCTTTGGAGGAATGGCAGGAGTGGGTCAAGGCGAATGGCGAATCCGCCTTTCGCGGCGGGCAAATTTTCGATTGGCTGTATGTGAAAAGGGTAGGCAGCTTCGAGGAGATGACCAACCTGCCGAAGGCGCTGCGTGAAAAGCTGGCAGCGCAGTTCAATTTCGTCACGCTGAAGGAAATTGCCAGACAGCAGTCCAAGGACGGCACGGTCAAGTTTCTGTTCGAGCTGGAGGACAAAAACGCGATCGAAACCGTCGTCATGAAGCATAATTACGGCAACAGCATCTGCGTCACGACGCAGGTCGGCTGCCGCATCGGCTGCACGTTTTGCGCGTCGACGCTCGGCGGGCTGAAGCGCAATCTGGCGCCCGGCGAAATTATCGCCCAGGTCGTCAAGGCGCAAAAGCAGCTCGACGAAACGAACGAGCGCATCAGCAGCATCGTCATTATGGGCATCGGGGAGCCGTTCGAGAACTACGACGCGGTCATGAAGTTTTTGCGGGTCATGATTCATCCGAAAGGGCTCAACATCGGCCAGCGCCACATTACCGTATCGACCAGCGGCATCGTGCCGAACATTTACCGGTTTGCCGAAGAGGACACGCAGATCAATTTGGCGATTTCGATCCACGCTCCGAACGACAAGCTGCGCTCCAAGCTGATGCCTGTGAACCGGCGGTTTCCTTTTGCCGACCTGATCGAGGCTTGCAAATTTTACGTGGCCAAAACCGGCCGGCGCATTACGTTCGAATACGCCCTGATGGGCGGCGTCAACGACCAGCCCGAACATGCCGAGGAACTCGCCAAGGTGCTGAAAGAAATTCCGCTAAGCCACGTCAACCTGATTCCCGTCAACTTTGTCATGGAGCGGGATTTCGTCAGGACGTCGAGGGACGACATCTTTGAGTTCCAGCGGGTGCTCGAGCGCCACAAAATCAACGCCACCATACGGCGCGAGCAGGGCAGCGACATCGCGGCGGCTTGCGGTCAATTGAGAGCGAAGCATATGGAGGCAAGTGCGAGGTGA
- the spoVM gene encoding stage V sporulation protein SpoVM: MKFYTIKLPKFLGGFVKAVLNTFSKN; the protein is encoded by the coding sequence ATGAAATTTTACACGATCAAGCTGCCTAAGTTTTTGGGTGGGTTTGTCAAAGCCGTACTTAACACGTTCAGCAAAAACTGA
- the rpmB gene encoding 50S ribosomal protein L28 produces MSRKCYITGKKPGTGNHVSHANNKAKRSWGVNVQKVRILVDGKPKRVYVSTKALKSGKVTRV; encoded by the coding sequence ATGTCCCGCAAATGTTATATTACCGGCAAAAAACCGGGAACCGGCAATCACGTGTCCCACGCCAACAACAAGGCGAAGCGCTCTTGGGGTGTTAACGTCCAGAAGGTTCGCATTCTCGTTGACGGCAAACCGAAGCGCGTTTATGTCAGCACGAAAGCTTTGAAATCCGGCAAAGTGACCCGCGTGTAA
- the pknB gene encoding Stk1 family PASTA domain-containing Ser/Thr kinase: MIGSQLGGRYEILERIGGGGMALVYKGLDILLHRNVAVKVLRQQYVHDEEFIRRFRREAQSAASLSHPNVVSIYDVGQEDDTHYIVMEYIEGTTLNELIKERAPLQVEEAVHIASQICDALDHAHQNQIIHRDIKPHNILIGKNGRVKVTDFGIARAVTSSTITQTGSVVGSVHYFSPEHAKGTSTGEQSDLYSLGIVLYQMLTGRLPFLGESPISVALKHLQEDVEEPRKVNPLIPQSVENIILKAMRKNPGERYQSAKQMLDDLDTCLRSDRRNEPKLAFMDDDELDEEKTRVIPAIRPDQYMETPSRIKDAEESDEPPVRKNRWIKWAVWTIILLALMGGAWYLVGWAKSLNVMPPDVDVPLVEGRTLQEARAMLKEKSLEASPIDYDFSDKVPKDVVISQSIKNMKTKPNNKIALRVSKGVEMQKMPTVTGSKLSEAKAKLSGMGISDDRIKVDTKFLNDPPDTVVQQSPPPDEEIDAATAKVTLTVSKGPETIKMPNLVGMTEAEARNKIEVSKLKVAPNGISREPSYKQPKDRVIVQFPYEYNQDVPVGSEISLVLSSGLPDEAGPMTVNVTVKPEQEGKTSEVRLILSDAVYDNLEYGKPLNISKPQNVEVKLVVSPDKNASLQIKRDGKNVEIYTYTYQDYLALKNGKPGTTTGSQPGGTTTPGQGTQGTQPGGTTAPIGPGSGKQGGAATPPPSGGTAPSGGTGTTPTTGGRS; this comes from the coding sequence ATGATCGGTTCGCAGTTAGGCGGCAGATACGAGATTTTGGAGCGGATCGGCGGCGGCGGCATGGCGCTTGTTTATAAGGGACTCGATATTTTATTACATCGTAACGTCGCCGTGAAAGTACTCCGCCAGCAGTACGTTCACGACGAGGAATTCATCCGCCGGTTTCGCCGGGAAGCCCAGTCGGCCGCTTCGCTCTCCCACCCGAATGTAGTCAGCATTTATGATGTCGGGCAGGAAGACGATACGCATTACATCGTGATGGAATATATCGAAGGCACGACGCTCAACGAGCTGATTAAAGAAAGGGCGCCGTTGCAGGTGGAGGAAGCGGTTCATATCGCGAGCCAAATTTGCGATGCGCTCGACCATGCCCACCAAAATCAGATCATCCACCGCGACATCAAGCCGCATAACATTTTGATCGGCAAAAACGGACGCGTCAAAGTAACCGACTTCGGGATCGCCCGCGCGGTCACCTCGTCGACGATTACGCAGACGGGTTCGGTTGTCGGCTCTGTGCATTATTTTTCGCCCGAGCATGCGAAGGGGACTTCGACGGGGGAGCAATCGGACCTGTATTCGCTCGGCATCGTGCTTTATCAGATGCTGACGGGCAGGCTGCCTTTTCTCGGGGAAAGTCCGATCAGCGTGGCGCTTAAGCATCTGCAGGAGGATGTGGAGGAACCGCGAAAAGTGAATCCGCTCATTCCGCAAAGCGTGGAAAATATCATTCTGAAGGCGATGCGCAAAAACCCGGGGGAGCGGTACCAGTCGGCGAAGCAAATGCTGGACGATCTTGATACGTGCCTTCGTTCGGACCGGCGCAACGAGCCGAAGCTCGCCTTTATGGACGATGACGAGCTGGATGAGGAGAAAACGCGCGTTATTCCGGCGATCCGCCCGGATCAGTACATGGAGACGCCGAGCCGCATCAAGGATGCGGAGGAATCGGACGAGCCGCCGGTCAGGAAAAACCGCTGGATTAAGTGGGCGGTTTGGACGATTATTTTGCTCGCTCTGATGGGCGGCGCCTGGTATTTGGTCGGCTGGGCCAAAAGCCTGAACGTGATGCCGCCCGACGTGGACGTGCCGCTGGTCGAGGGACGTACGCTGCAGGAAGCCCGGGCGATGCTGAAGGAAAAATCTCTCGAGGCTTCCCCCATCGATTACGATTTCAGCGACAAGGTGCCCAAAGATGTTGTCATCAGCCAGTCGATCAAAAATATGAAGACCAAGCCGAACAATAAGATCGCCCTGCGTGTCAGCAAAGGCGTGGAGATGCAGAAGATGCCTACTGTGACCGGATCCAAGTTAAGTGAAGCGAAGGCGAAGCTAAGCGGCATGGGCATCAGCGACGACCGGATTAAAGTCGATACCAAATTTTTAAATGACCCGCCGGATACGGTCGTTCAGCAGAGCCCGCCGCCGGACGAAGAAATCGATGCGGCGACGGCAAAGGTTACACTTACGGTCAGCAAAGGTCCCGAGACGATCAAAATGCCGAACCTTGTCGGCATGACCGAAGCGGAGGCAAGAAACAAAATCGAGGTCAGCAAGCTGAAGGTAGCCCCGAACGGCATCAGCCGCGAGCCGAGCTACAAGCAGCCGAAGGACCGGGTGATCGTGCAGTTCCCTTACGAGTATAACCAAGACGTGCCTGTGGGCTCCGAAATCAGTCTCGTGCTCAGCTCCGGGCTGCCCGACGAAGCCGGACCGATGACGGTGAATGTGACGGTCAAGCCGGAGCAGGAAGGGAAAACGTCCGAGGTCAGGCTGATTTTGAGCGACGCGGTGTACGACAATCTCGAGTACGGCAAACCGCTCAATATCAGCAAGCCGCAAAACGTCGAGGTGAAGCTGGTCGTATCTCCGGATAAAAATGCCAGCTTGCAGATCAAACGCGACGGCAAAAACGTCGAAATTTATACGTACACGTACCAGGACTATCTGGCGCTCAAAAACGGCAAGCCGGGCACTACGACCGGGTCGCAGCCGGGAGGAACGACGACTCCCGGGCAGGGCACGCAAGGCACGCAGCCGGGTGGCACGACCGCTCCGATCGGACCGGGAAGCGGAAAGCAAGGAGGAGCGGCAACACCTCCTCCTTCCGGCGGCACGGCGCCGTCCGGAGGCACGGGAACGACACCGACCACAGGAGGCAGAAGTTAA
- the fmt gene encoding methionyl-tRNA formyltransferase: protein MSKNDVNIVFMGTPEFAVSSLRALVEEGYRVVGVVTQPDRPTGRKRVLTPPPVKLEAERHGIPVLQPERIRRPEAIAGLRELQPDLIVTAAYGQILPKAVLEMPQHGCINIHASLLPKYRGGAPIHYAVMNGDPVTGVTIMYMAEGMDTGDMISKVEVPIADDDTTGILFERLAAEGAELLKRTLPDLLAGRIVPQPQNEEEAVYSPTIKREDEQIDWTQPAERVYNLVRALHPRPGAYTWWNGEVLKLWGCVHPVRPKPGQPASRPRADAAPGTVLQATDQGIEVMTGSGTLWVTELQPAGKKAMDAAQFLRGSSMAPGTVLGSG, encoded by the coding sequence ATGAGTAAAAACGACGTCAATATCGTGTTTATGGGAACGCCGGAATTTGCCGTCAGCTCGCTGCGCGCGCTCGTCGAGGAAGGTTACCGCGTCGTCGGCGTCGTCACACAGCCGGACCGGCCGACCGGCCGCAAGCGGGTGCTGACGCCGCCGCCGGTCAAGCTCGAGGCGGAGCGGCACGGCATTCCGGTGCTGCAGCCGGAGCGGATTCGCCGCCCCGAAGCGATTGCCGGGCTGCGCGAGCTGCAGCCGGATTTGATCGTGACGGCGGCTTACGGGCAAATCCTGCCGAAGGCGGTTCTCGAAATGCCGCAGCACGGCTGCATCAACATTCACGCTTCGCTGCTCCCGAAATACCGCGGCGGTGCCCCGATTCATTACGCCGTCATGAACGGCGATCCGGTGACCGGCGTCACGATCATGTACATGGCGGAAGGCATGGATACGGGCGACATGATCAGCAAGGTCGAAGTGCCGATAGCGGACGACGACACGACCGGCATCCTGTTCGAGAGGTTGGCTGCGGAAGGCGCCGAACTGCTGAAGCGAACCTTGCCCGATCTGCTCGCCGGCCGCATTGTGCCGCAGCCGCAAAATGAAGAGGAAGCGGTCTATTCGCCGACGATCAAACGGGAGGACGAGCAGATCGATTGGACCCAGCCCGCCGAACGGGTGTACAACCTGGTGCGGGCGCTTCATCCGCGCCCGGGCGCTTACACGTGGTGGAACGGAGAAGTGCTGAAACTGTGGGGCTGCGTCCACCCGGTGAGACCGAAGCCGGGGCAGCCGGCAAGCCGGCCGCGTGCCGATGCGGCGCCGGGAACGGTGCTGCAGGCGACCGATCAAGGCATCGAGGTGATGACCGGAAGCGGTACGCTGTGGGTGACCGAGCTTCAGCCTGCAGGCAAGAAGGCGATGGATGCCGCGCAGTTTTTGCGGGGCAGCTCGATGGCGCCGGGGACGGTTCTCGGCAGTGGTTGA